In Malus sylvestris chromosome 15, drMalSylv7.2, whole genome shotgun sequence, a single genomic region encodes these proteins:
- the LOC126605525 gene encoding histone-lysine N-methyltransferase ASHH3 isoform X4 encodes MPAMKKNSERSHIGNVFNKLLKQIGNPVDFELPDWFNKWKPMPYTFIKRNIYHTKRIKRRLEDDGIFCSCNPSLESSSVCGRDCHCGMLLSSCSSACKCGSSCLNKPFQHRPVKKMKLVKTEKCGSGIVADEDIKQGEFVIEYVGEVIDDKTCEQRLWNMKHRGETNFYLCEINRDMVIDATYKGNKSRYINHSCCPNTEMQKWIIDGETRIGIFATRDIKMGEHLTYDYQFVQFGADQDCHCGAIGCRRKLGVKPTKSKISSDAALKLVACQVIQNGGLHIEPIHNQSDRRSCNCIGEVIRISRPPNQWSFGIIKRFDKYSRKHSIMFEDGGIEFLDMSKEDWELVTL; translated from the exons ATGCCTGCTATGAAGAAG AATTCTGAGCGAAGTCACATTGGGAATGTCTTCAACAAGTTGCTGAAGCAGATTGGAAACCCTGTTGATTTTGAACTTCCAGATTGGTTCAATAAGTGGAAACCCATGCCCTACACTTTTATCAAGCGCA ATATATATCACACCAAGAGGATTAAAAGACGACTTGAGGATGATGGCATATTCTGTTCCTGCAACCCATCACTAGAGTCTTCTAGCGTTTGTGGTAGAGATTGCCATTGTGG GATGCTTCTGTCTAGCTGCTCCTCAGCTTGTAAATGTGGAAGTTCCTGTCTGAACAAACCGTTCCAGCACAGACctgtgaagaagatgaaactgGTTAAG ACTGAGAAATGTGGTTCCGGAATTGTGGCGGATGAAGATATTAAGCAAGGAGAATTTGTGATAGAATATGTGGGAGAAG TGATTGATGACAAAACATGTGAGCAAAGGCTGTGGAATATGAAACACCGTGGAGAAACAAACTTTTACTTATGTGAAATCAATCGAGATATGGTTATTGATGCCACATACAAGGGAAACAAGTCAAGATATATAAACCATAGTTGTTGTCCTAATACTGAAATGCAAAAATG GATAATCGATGGTGAAACAAGAATTGGTATATTCGCAACTCGTGACATAAAAATGGGCGAGCACCTGACTTATGATTATCA GTTTGTTCAATTTGGCGCAGATCAAGATTGCCATTGTGGTGCGATTGGTTGTCGACGAAAACTTGGTGTCAAACCTACCAAGTCAAAGATATCGTCAGATGCTGCGTTGAAACTAGTAGCATGCCAG GTTATTCAGAATGGAGGTCTGCATATTG AACCCATCCATAACCAAAGCGATAGACGTTCTTGTAATTGCATTGGAGAAGTGATTCGAATAAGTCGCCCCCCAAATCAGTG GTCTTTTGGGATTATCAAACGGTTTGATAAATATTCCAGAAAACACTCG ATCATGTTTGAAGATGGTGGCATTGAATTCCTTGACATGTCAAAAGAAGATTGGGAGCTTGTAACATTGTGA
- the LOC126605525 gene encoding histone-lysine N-methyltransferase ASHH3 isoform X2, with product MPAMKKNSERSHIGNVFNKLLKQIGNPVDFELPDWFNKWKPMPYTFIKRNIYHTKRIKRRLEDDGIFCSCNPSLESSSVCGRDCHCGMLLSSCSSACKCGSSCLNKPFQHRPVKKMKLVKTEKCGSGIVADEDIKQGEFVIEYVGEVIDDKTCEQRLWNMKHRGETNFYLCEINRDMVIDATYKGNKSRYINHSCCPNTEMQKWIIDGETRIGIFATRDIKMGEHLTYDYQFVQFGADQDCHCGAIGCRRKLGVKPTKSKISSDAALKLVACQVAVSSPKLKAIISAKDVIQNGGLHIEPIHNQSDRRSCNCIGEVIRISRPPNQWSFGIIKRFDKYSRKHSIMFEDGGIEFLDMSKEDWELVTL from the exons ATGCCTGCTATGAAGAAG AATTCTGAGCGAAGTCACATTGGGAATGTCTTCAACAAGTTGCTGAAGCAGATTGGAAACCCTGTTGATTTTGAACTTCCAGATTGGTTCAATAAGTGGAAACCCATGCCCTACACTTTTATCAAGCGCA ATATATATCACACCAAGAGGATTAAAAGACGACTTGAGGATGATGGCATATTCTGTTCCTGCAACCCATCACTAGAGTCTTCTAGCGTTTGTGGTAGAGATTGCCATTGTGG GATGCTTCTGTCTAGCTGCTCCTCAGCTTGTAAATGTGGAAGTTCCTGTCTGAACAAACCGTTCCAGCACAGACctgtgaagaagatgaaactgGTTAAG ACTGAGAAATGTGGTTCCGGAATTGTGGCGGATGAAGATATTAAGCAAGGAGAATTTGTGATAGAATATGTGGGAGAAG TGATTGATGACAAAACATGTGAGCAAAGGCTGTGGAATATGAAACACCGTGGAGAAACAAACTTTTACTTATGTGAAATCAATCGAGATATGGTTATTGATGCCACATACAAGGGAAACAAGTCAAGATATATAAACCATAGTTGTTGTCCTAATACTGAAATGCAAAAATG GATAATCGATGGTGAAACAAGAATTGGTATATTCGCAACTCGTGACATAAAAATGGGCGAGCACCTGACTTATGATTATCA GTTTGTTCAATTTGGCGCAGATCAAGATTGCCATTGTGGTGCGATTGGTTGTCGACGAAAACTTGGTGTCAAACCTACCAAGTCAAAGATATCGTCAGATGCTGCGTTGAAACTAGTAGCATGCCAGGTGGCTGTGTCCTCCCCTAAATTGAAAGCTATTATCTCTGCAAAAGAT GTTATTCAGAATGGAGGTCTGCATATTG AACCCATCCATAACCAAAGCGATAGACGTTCTTGTAATTGCATTGGAGAAGTGATTCGAATAAGTCGCCCCCCAAATCAGTG GTCTTTTGGGATTATCAAACGGTTTGATAAATATTCCAGAAAACACTCG ATCATGTTTGAAGATGGTGGCATTGAATTCCTTGACATGTCAAAAGAAGATTGGGAGCTTGTAACATTGTGA
- the LOC126605525 gene encoding histone-lysine N-methyltransferase ASHH3 isoform X1, translating to MPAMKKNSERSHIGNVFNKLLKQIGNPVDFELPDWFNKWKPMPYTFIKRNIYHTKRIKRRLEDDGIFCSCNPSLESSSVCGRDCHCGMLLSSCSSACKCGSSCLNKPFQHRPVKKMKLVKTEKCGSGIVADEDIKQGEFVIEYVGEVIDDKTCEQRLWNMKHRGETNFYLCEINRDMVIDATYKGNKSRYINHSCCPNTEMQKWIIDGETRIGIFATRDIKMGEHLTYDYQFVQFGADQDCHCGAIGCRRKLGVKPTKSKISSDAALKLVACQVAVSSPKLKAIISAKDVIQNGGLHIGNSEPIHNQSDRRSCNCIGEVIRISRPPNQWSFGIIKRFDKYSRKHSIMFEDGGIEFLDMSKEDWELVTL from the exons ATGCCTGCTATGAAGAAG AATTCTGAGCGAAGTCACATTGGGAATGTCTTCAACAAGTTGCTGAAGCAGATTGGAAACCCTGTTGATTTTGAACTTCCAGATTGGTTCAATAAGTGGAAACCCATGCCCTACACTTTTATCAAGCGCA ATATATATCACACCAAGAGGATTAAAAGACGACTTGAGGATGATGGCATATTCTGTTCCTGCAACCCATCACTAGAGTCTTCTAGCGTTTGTGGTAGAGATTGCCATTGTGG GATGCTTCTGTCTAGCTGCTCCTCAGCTTGTAAATGTGGAAGTTCCTGTCTGAACAAACCGTTCCAGCACAGACctgtgaagaagatgaaactgGTTAAG ACTGAGAAATGTGGTTCCGGAATTGTGGCGGATGAAGATATTAAGCAAGGAGAATTTGTGATAGAATATGTGGGAGAAG TGATTGATGACAAAACATGTGAGCAAAGGCTGTGGAATATGAAACACCGTGGAGAAACAAACTTTTACTTATGTGAAATCAATCGAGATATGGTTATTGATGCCACATACAAGGGAAACAAGTCAAGATATATAAACCATAGTTGTTGTCCTAATACTGAAATGCAAAAATG GATAATCGATGGTGAAACAAGAATTGGTATATTCGCAACTCGTGACATAAAAATGGGCGAGCACCTGACTTATGATTATCA GTTTGTTCAATTTGGCGCAGATCAAGATTGCCATTGTGGTGCGATTGGTTGTCGACGAAAACTTGGTGTCAAACCTACCAAGTCAAAGATATCGTCAGATGCTGCGTTGAAACTAGTAGCATGCCAGGTGGCTGTGTCCTCCCCTAAATTGAAAGCTATTATCTCTGCAAAAGAT GTTATTCAGAATGGAGGTCTGCATATTG GAAATTCAGAACCCATCCATAACCAAAGCGATAGACGTTCTTGTAATTGCATTGGAGAAGTGATTCGAATAAGTCGCCCCCCAAATCAGTG GTCTTTTGGGATTATCAAACGGTTTGATAAATATTCCAGAAAACACTCG ATCATGTTTGAAGATGGTGGCATTGAATTCCTTGACATGTCAAAAGAAGATTGGGAGCTTGTAACATTGTGA
- the LOC126605525 gene encoding histone-lysine N-methyltransferase ASHH3 isoform X3, with protein sequence MPAMKKNSERSHIGNVFNKLLKQIGNPVDFELPDWFNKWKPMPYTFIKRNIYHTKRIKRRLEDDGIFCSCNPSLESSSVCGRDCHCGMLLSSCSSACKCGSSCLNKPFQHRPVKKMKLVKTEKCGSGIVADEDIKQGEFVIEYVGEVIDDKTCEQRLWNMKHRGETNFYLCEINRDMVIDATYKGNKSRYINHSCCPNTEMQKWIIDGETRIGIFATRDIKMGEHLTYDYQFVQFGADQDCHCGAIGCRRKLGVKPTKSKISSDAALKLVACQVIQNGGLHIGNSEPIHNQSDRRSCNCIGEVIRISRPPNQWSFGIIKRFDKYSRKHSIMFEDGGIEFLDMSKEDWELVTL encoded by the exons ATGCCTGCTATGAAGAAG AATTCTGAGCGAAGTCACATTGGGAATGTCTTCAACAAGTTGCTGAAGCAGATTGGAAACCCTGTTGATTTTGAACTTCCAGATTGGTTCAATAAGTGGAAACCCATGCCCTACACTTTTATCAAGCGCA ATATATATCACACCAAGAGGATTAAAAGACGACTTGAGGATGATGGCATATTCTGTTCCTGCAACCCATCACTAGAGTCTTCTAGCGTTTGTGGTAGAGATTGCCATTGTGG GATGCTTCTGTCTAGCTGCTCCTCAGCTTGTAAATGTGGAAGTTCCTGTCTGAACAAACCGTTCCAGCACAGACctgtgaagaagatgaaactgGTTAAG ACTGAGAAATGTGGTTCCGGAATTGTGGCGGATGAAGATATTAAGCAAGGAGAATTTGTGATAGAATATGTGGGAGAAG TGATTGATGACAAAACATGTGAGCAAAGGCTGTGGAATATGAAACACCGTGGAGAAACAAACTTTTACTTATGTGAAATCAATCGAGATATGGTTATTGATGCCACATACAAGGGAAACAAGTCAAGATATATAAACCATAGTTGTTGTCCTAATACTGAAATGCAAAAATG GATAATCGATGGTGAAACAAGAATTGGTATATTCGCAACTCGTGACATAAAAATGGGCGAGCACCTGACTTATGATTATCA GTTTGTTCAATTTGGCGCAGATCAAGATTGCCATTGTGGTGCGATTGGTTGTCGACGAAAACTTGGTGTCAAACCTACCAAGTCAAAGATATCGTCAGATGCTGCGTTGAAACTAGTAGCATGCCAG GTTATTCAGAATGGAGGTCTGCATATTG GAAATTCAGAACCCATCCATAACCAAAGCGATAGACGTTCTTGTAATTGCATTGGAGAAGTGATTCGAATAAGTCGCCCCCCAAATCAGTG GTCTTTTGGGATTATCAAACGGTTTGATAAATATTCCAGAAAACACTCG ATCATGTTTGAAGATGGTGGCATTGAATTCCTTGACATGTCAAAAGAAGATTGGGAGCTTGTAACATTGTGA